One region of Eleutherodactylus coqui strain aEleCoq1 chromosome 5, aEleCoq1.hap1, whole genome shotgun sequence genomic DNA includes:
- the NR2F1 gene encoding COUP transcription factor 1: MAMVVSSWRDPQEDVAGGNPGGPNPGAAQPAREQQQQQQAPHTPQTPSQPGPPSTPGAAGDKGQQGSGQSQQQHIECVVCGDKSSGKHYGQFTCEGCKSFFKRSVRRNLTYTCRANRNCPIDQHHRNQCQYCRLKKCLKVGMRREAVQRGRMPPTQPNPGQYALTNGDPLNGHCYLSGYISLLLRAEPYPTSRYGSQCMQPNNIMGIENICELAARLLFSAVEWARNIPFFPDLQITDQVALLRLTWSELFVLNAAQCSMPLHVAPLLAAAGLHASPMSADRVVAFMDHIRIFQEQVEKLKALHVDSAEYSCLKAIVLFTSDACGLSDAAHIESLQEKSQCALEEYVRSQYPNQPSRFGKLLLRLPSLRTVSSSVIEQLFFVRLVGKTPIETLIRDMLLSGSSFNWPYMSIQCS; the protein is encoded by the exons ATGGCAATGGTAGTTAGCAGCTGGAGAGATCCGCAGGAAGACGTGGCCGGGGGGAACCCAGGAGGCCCTAACCCGGGGGCAGCGCAGCCTGcaagggagcagcagcagcagcagcaagcccCCCACACTCCACAGACCCCCAGCCAGCCGGGACCCCCTTCCACCCCGGGAGCGGCTGGAGACAAGGGCCAGCAGGGTTCAGGCCAGagccagcagcagcacatcgagTGTGTGGTGTGCGGGGACAAGTCCAGCGGGAAGCACTACGGCCAGTTCACCTGCGAGGGCTGCAAAAGTTTCTTCAAGAGGAGCGTCCGCAGGAACTTAACCTACACATGTCGTGCCAATAGGAACTGTCCCATAGACCAGCACCACCGGAACCAGTGCCAGTACTGCCGGCTCAAGAAGTGCCTCAAAGTGGGCATGAGGAGAGAAG CGGTTCAGCGAGGACGAATGCCTCCAACCCAGCCGAACCCAGGCCAATATGCCCTGACCAATGGGGACCCCCTGAATGGTCATTGCTATCTATCCGgatacatctccctgctgctgcggGCTGAGCCTTACCCCACCTCCCGCTATGGCAGCCAGTGCATGCAACCTAATAACATCATGGGCATAGAGAACATCTGCGAGCTGGCAGCCCGGTTACTGTTCAGTGCTGTGGAGTGGGCCAGGAACATCCCCTTCTTCCCTGACCTGCAGATCACTGACCAAGTGGCTCTGCTCAGGCTGACTTGGAGTGAGCTGTTTGTGCTGAATGCAGCTCAGTGCTCCATGCCCCTTCATGTGGCCCCTCTTCTGGCAGCTGCTGGCCTCCATGCCTCCCCAATGTCTGCCGACCGAGTGGTGGCCTTTATGGACCACATCCGTATCTTCCAGGAGCAGGTGGAGAAGCTTAAGGCCTTGCATGTAGACTCTGCAGAATACAGCTGCCTGAAAGCCATCGTCTTGTTCACATCAG ATGCCTGTGGCCTTTCAGATGCAGCTCACATTGAGAGTCTACAGGAAAAGTCCCAGTGCGCCCTGGAGGAATATGTCAGGAGCCAGTACCCCAACCAACCGAGCAGGTTCGGTAAACTTCTGCTGAGGCTTCCTTCCCTGCGCACCGTCTCCTCCTCAGTCATTGAACAGCTCTTCTTCGTGCGCTTGGTAGGTAAGACCCCTATAGAAACCCTCATCAGAGATATGTTATTATCTGGAAGTAGCTTCAACTGGCCTTACAtgtccatccagtgctcctag